The following coding sequences lie in one Drosophila sulfurigaster albostrigata strain 15112-1811.04 chromosome 2R, ASM2355843v2, whole genome shotgun sequence genomic window:
- the LOC133836055 gene encoding LOW QUALITY PROTEIN: RAC serine/threonine-protein kinase (The sequence of the model RefSeq protein was modified relative to this genomic sequence to represent the inferred CDS: deleted 1 base in 1 codon) — protein sequence MSLPATGTSPTIPMVPFAAPTIVKEGWLQKRGEHIKTWRQRYFILQGDGKLLGYRNRPADSTQADSTQMLNNFTVRGCQIMTVDRPKPFTFIIRGLQWTTVIERTFAVDTEAERQLWTEAIRSVASRLSEMGETAISPSAPTDMGDVDMAGIAEVELSEQFSVQGTTRNSSGVKKVTLENFEFLKMLGKGTFGKVILCREKATSKLYAIKILKKEVIIQKDEVAHTLTESRVLKSTNHPFLISLKYSFQTNDRLCFVMQYVNGGELFWHLSHDRIFTEERTRFYGAEIISALGYLHSQGIIYRDLKLENLLLDKDGHIKVADFGLCKEDITYGSTTKTFCGTPEYLAPEVLEDSDYGRAVDWWGTGVVMYEMICGRLPFYNRDHDVLFTLILVEDVKFPRNITDEAKGLLSGLLAKDPRNRLGGGQDDVKEIQAHPFFASINWTDLVLKKITPPFKPQVTSDTDTRYFDEEFTGESVELTPPDPTGPLGSIAEEPLFPQFSYQGDMAATLGTSAHIGTSTSLTSMQ from the exons ATGTCCTTGCCAGCGACTGGCACCTCGCCCACTATCCCCATGGTTCCGTTTGCGGCACCGACGATCGTCAAAGAGGGCTGGCTACAGAAGCGCGGCGAGCACATTAAGACTTGGCGTCAACGCTACTTCATCCTACAAGGCGATGGCAAACTTTTGGGCTATCGCAACCGACCGGCGGACAGCACACAGGCGGATAGCACACAGATGCTCAACAATTTCACCGTACGCGGCTGCCAGATCATGACTGTGGATCGTCCCAAGCCCTTCACATTTATCATTCGCGGTCTGCAATGGACGACGGTGATTGAGCGCACATTTGCCGTGGACACTGAAGCTGAGCGTCAACTCTGGACCGAAGCGATTCGAAGTGTGGCCAGTCGGCTGAGCGAGATGGGCGAAACTGCAATATCGCCATCGGCGCCAACAGATATGGGCGATGTGGATATGGCTGGCATTGCTGAAGTGGAGTTATCGGAACAGTTTTCCGTTCAAGGCACAACGCGCAACAGCAGCGGTGTTAAGAAAGTG ACACTGGAGAACTTTGAGTTCCTCAAGATGCTGGGCAAGGGCACTTTTGGCAAGGTGATCCTGTGTCGTGAGAAGGCCACATCCAAATTGTACGCAattaaaattctcaaaaaGGAGGTCATTATACAAAAAGATGAGGTCGCACATACGCTTACCGAAAGTCGTGTACTCAAGTCAACAAATCATCCGTTCCTCATT tcattgaaatattcatttcaaacCAATGATCGTCTCTGCTTTGTAATGCAATATGTGAATGGTGGAGAGCTGTTTTGGCATTTGAGCCATGATCGCATCTTTACCGAGGAGCGGACACGTTTTTATGGCGCCGAAATAATATCGGCGTTGGGCTATCTGCACTCGCAGGGCATCATTTACCGTGACTTAAAGCTGGAGAATCTTTTGCTGGACAAAGATGGTCACATAAAGGTCGCCGATTTCGGGCTGTGCAAGGAGGATATAACCTATGGGAGCACAACAAAAACGTTTTGCGGAACACCCGAATATTTAGCGCCTGAAGTATTAGAGGATAGTGATTATGGACGTGCGGTCGACTGGTGGGGAACCGGTGTGGTTATGTATGAGATG ATCTGTGGTCGTCTACCT TTCTATAATCGTGATCATGATGTGCTCTTCACGCTCATATTGGTTGAGGATGTGAAATTTCCACGCAATATTACTGATGAAGCAAAAGGTTTGCTATCCGGACTCTTGGCCAAGGATCCCAGAAATCGTTTGGGCGGTGGCCAAGATGATGTCAAGGAAATACAAGCGCATCCATTCTTTGCGAGTATTAACTGGACGGATTTGGTGCTGAAGAAG ATAACGCCACCATTCAAACCTCAGGTCACatcagacacagacacacgttACTTCGATGAAGAGTTTACCGGCGAAAGCGTCGAGTTGACTCCTCCAGATCCTACGGGACCTCTGGGCTCCATAGCCGAAGAGCCGTTATTCCCACAG TTCAGCTATCAAGGAGATATGGCAGCCACGTTGGGCACCTCGGCGCACATTGGTACTTCCACAAGCCTCACGTCGATGCAATAG